A genomic segment from Dietzia psychralcaliphila encodes:
- a CDS encoding AI-2E family transporter, with protein sequence MSDEPKPPPPVVTEEEHVDRSVIIGLGGRWVSDWALRLAILLVAGWLLIQIGGALWVGILPILLALIVSTVLWPPTGWMTRRGVPKALAALFAILGSVGAIAGVLALIAPSIIEQSVQLADQTSEAIGEVQDWLRGPPLNIRDEQLDGVLGQLSSTLQDRGDQIANGVFTGVTAVGSLVVTFVLVLVLTFFFIKDGPLFLPFVRRIAGRNAGRHLTEVLTRSWNTLGGYIRAQAIVSFVDAFFIGLALVILGVPLAWALAVITFLAGFIPIVGAFTAGALAVLIALVANGLTTAIIVLVVIIAVQQLEGNVLQPLLQSRAMNLHPVVILLGVAAGATLFGIIGAFLAVPILAVVAVMLRYLGEQIDLRTGDVTASDLASATDEGRLTAWLGEMSSSRFAPLRKSSSAIMAGIKDTRPGLSPAPHQDRGVAVAEVGDGGSEGVEVGGGYARDDDEAGAPPGAAIDESADRPLPEPGPVDPQAVSGNRPSPAEDKPNALRRFGRFLARRLES encoded by the coding sequence ATGAGTGACGAGCCGAAACCGCCTCCTCCAGTGGTCACCGAAGAGGAGCACGTCGACCGGTCCGTCATCATCGGGCTCGGCGGGCGCTGGGTCTCCGACTGGGCGCTGCGACTGGCCATCCTGCTCGTGGCGGGATGGCTGCTGATCCAGATCGGCGGCGCCCTGTGGGTCGGCATCCTGCCCATCCTCCTGGCGCTCATCGTGTCGACCGTCCTGTGGCCCCCGACGGGATGGATGACCCGTCGTGGCGTCCCCAAGGCCCTGGCCGCGCTCTTCGCGATACTCGGATCCGTCGGGGCCATCGCGGGAGTCCTCGCGTTGATCGCCCCGTCGATCATCGAGCAGAGCGTCCAGCTGGCGGACCAGACCTCGGAAGCCATCGGCGAGGTCCAGGACTGGTTGCGTGGTCCGCCGCTCAACATCCGGGACGAGCAGCTCGACGGTGTGCTCGGCCAGCTCAGCTCCACCCTTCAGGACCGCGGCGACCAGATCGCCAACGGTGTGTTCACCGGTGTGACCGCGGTGGGCTCGCTGGTCGTCACCTTTGTCCTGGTCCTCGTGCTCACCTTCTTCTTCATCAAGGACGGCCCCCTGTTCCTGCCGTTCGTGCGCCGGATCGCGGGTCGCAACGCCGGCCGTCATCTCACCGAGGTGCTCACCCGCAGCTGGAACACGCTCGGCGGGTACATCCGCGCCCAGGCGATCGTGTCGTTCGTCGACGCGTTCTTCATCGGACTCGCGCTGGTCATCCTGGGAGTACCGCTGGCCTGGGCGTTGGCGGTCATCACCTTCCTGGCCGGGTTCATCCCCATCGTCGGTGCGTTCACGGCCGGCGCGTTGGCGGTGCTCATCGCGCTGGTGGCCAACGGTCTCACCACCGCGATCATCGTCCTGGTCGTGATCATCGCCGTGCAGCAGTTGGAGGGCAACGTACTGCAGCCCCTACTGCAGTCGCGGGCGATGAACCTGCATCCCGTCGTGATCCTGCTCGGAGTGGCCGCGGGCGCCACCCTGTTCGGGATCATCGGTGCGTTCCTCGCGGTGCCGATCCTGGCGGTGGTCGCGGTGATGCTCCGGTACCTCGGCGAGCAGATCGATCTCCGGACCGGGGACGTCACCGCGTCGGACCTCGCCTCCGCCACCGACGAAGGTCGGCTGACGGCGTGGCTCGGCGAGATGTCCAGTTCCCGGTTCGCGCCGCTGCGCAAGAGCAGCAGCGCGATCATGGCGGGGATCAAGGACACCCGACCGGGCCTGTCCCCGGCGCCCCATCAGGACCGGGGTGTGGCCGTCGCCGAGGTCGGTGACGGCGGGTCGGAGGGTGTCGAGGTCGGGGGTGGCTACGCCCGGGACGACGACGAGGCGGGCGCCCCGCCCGGCGCCGCCATCGACGAGTCCGCGGATCGACCCCTGCCGGAACCGGGCCCCGTCGACCCGCAGGCGGTCTCGGGCAACCGGCCCTCCCCTGCCGAGGACAAGCCCAACGCCCTGCGACGCTTCGGCAGATTCCTCGCTCGACGACTCGAGAGTTAG
- a CDS encoding DUF6542 domain-containing protein: MSTRRSGRVPADERSVVSTVRGLPAWSAVLLAVAIALTGVAIDSLSGDLGTGFTVAYFLGCLIAVLAVSRRSLFAAGVQPPIIMSVLVPLASVIAGAGLTADAFARSQLISLVLPLATRFPLMLTTTLVVVAIALIRAFVLEPRVTRPVAVHRQRVAPAHARR, from the coding sequence GTGAGCACACGTAGGAGCGGACGGGTCCCGGCGGACGAGAGGTCCGTCGTCTCGACCGTTCGTGGCCTCCCGGCCTGGTCCGCGGTCCTGCTGGCGGTGGCGATCGCACTCACCGGGGTGGCCATCGATTCCCTCTCCGGGGACCTCGGCACCGGGTTCACCGTGGCGTACTTCCTGGGCTGCCTGATCGCGGTCCTGGCGGTCTCCCGCCGGTCGCTGTTCGCGGCCGGCGTACAGCCGCCGATCATCATGTCGGTGCTCGTACCGCTGGCCTCGGTGATCGCCGGCGCAGGTCTGACCGCGGACGCCTTCGCGCGTTCCCAGTTGATCTCGCTGGTCCTGCCGCTGGCGACGAGGTTCCCGCTGATGCTCACCACCACGCTCGTCGTGGTGGCGATCGCGCTCATCCGGGCGTTCGTCCTCGAACCCCGCGTGACCCGCCCGGTGGCGGTCCACCGGCAGCGGGTCGCCCCGGCACACGCCCGCCGCTGA
- a CDS encoding 4-hydroxy-3-methylbut-2-enyl diphosphate reductase has protein sequence MTEQTDMIAEPATKRVLLAEPRGYCAGVDRAVETVEKALAKHGAPLYVRKEIVHNKYVVESFTDQGVIFVDETDEVPHGSNLVFSAHGVSPAVRESALQLELNTFDATCPLVTKVHTEVKRFAREGYLILLVGHEGHEEVEGTAGEAPDVVTLVDGPESVDALDIPVETEKLIWLSQTTLSVDETMETVRRLKEKYPTLIDPPSDDICYATQNRQVAVKTMAPQCDLVIVVGSQNSSNSVRLVEVALQAGARDAHLVDYAKEIDTSWFEGVDTVGVTSGASVPELLVRGVVDLLADHGYNDVSSVRTAQETITFSLPRELRVPKKV, from the coding sequence ATGACCGAGCAGACCGACATGATCGCCGAACCGGCAACCAAGCGAGTGCTTCTCGCGGAACCGCGCGGCTATTGCGCCGGCGTCGACCGGGCCGTCGAGACGGTCGAGAAGGCCCTGGCCAAGCACGGAGCGCCGCTGTACGTCCGCAAGGAGATCGTCCACAACAAATACGTGGTGGAGTCCTTCACCGACCAGGGCGTGATCTTCGTCGACGAGACGGACGAGGTCCCCCACGGGTCGAACCTGGTGTTCTCCGCCCACGGCGTCTCGCCGGCCGTGCGGGAGAGCGCCCTCCAGCTCGAGCTCAACACCTTCGACGCCACGTGCCCGCTGGTGACCAAGGTCCACACCGAGGTCAAGCGCTTCGCCCGTGAGGGCTACCTGATCCTCTTGGTCGGCCACGAGGGTCACGAGGAGGTCGAGGGGACCGCGGGCGAGGCGCCCGACGTGGTGACCCTGGTCGACGGCCCGGAGTCCGTCGACGCACTGGACATCCCCGTGGAGACCGAGAAGCTGATCTGGCTCTCGCAGACCACGCTCAGCGTGGACGAGACCATGGAGACGGTGCGCCGACTCAAGGAGAAGTACCCGACGCTGATCGATCCGCCGTCGGACGACATCTGCTACGCCACCCAGAACCGGCAGGTCGCGGTCAAGACCATGGCCCCGCAGTGCGACCTGGTGATCGTGGTGGGCTCGCAGAACTCGTCCAACTCCGTGCGCCTCGTCGAGGTGGCCCTGCAGGCCGGCGCACGCGACGCGCACCTTGTCGACTACGCCAAGGAAATCGACACGTCCTGGTTCGAGGGCGTCGACACCGTGGGGGTGACCTCGGGTGCCTCGGTGCCGGAGTTGCTGGTGCGCGGTGTGGTGGACCTGCTGGCCGACCACGGCTACAACGACGTCTCCTCGGTCCGTACCGCCCAGGAGACCATCACGTTCTCGCTGCCCCGCGAACTACGGGTCCCCAAGAAGGTCTGA
- the xseA gene encoding exodeoxyribonuclease VII large subunit: MTTGSARTPSSPEQPWPVRVVSDQIANWIHRLGAVWVEGQITQLSLRPGTRTAFLTLRDPSVDNSLSLTCPPRLISEAPVPVTEGSRVVVRGTPRFYTGRGSFSLQVSEIRPVGIGELLARIERLKQALAAEGLFDPRLKRPLPFLPTCVGLVTGRASAAERDVVEVARGRWPDVRFAVRNTAVQGPTAVPQILEALAELDADPVVDVIILARGGGSVEDLLPFSDEALVRAISRCRTPVVSAIGHEPDSPLSDLVADLRAATPTDAAKRVVPDVAEERRRIVEARSRTARALRGWVERERTQLAAIRSRPVMANPYGIVDSRAEVVAEALRAARRDITRIIQTESTSLVHLSARLTTLGPAATLARGYAVVQSVAGANDGRVVSSIAHAPPGSQLRIRVSDGALSAAVLGSTPAAGRTAATSPVPSGPTAPDADLPTTPELTTTEPTTPEPPTTEPTTTEEQS; this comes from the coding sequence GTGACCACCGGCTCCGCGAGGACCCCCAGCAGCCCCGAACAGCCTTGGCCGGTCCGGGTGGTCTCGGACCAGATCGCCAACTGGATCCACCGGCTCGGCGCCGTCTGGGTCGAGGGTCAGATCACCCAGCTGAGCCTCCGCCCGGGCACGCGGACGGCGTTCCTGACGCTCCGCGACCCCTCGGTGGACAACTCGCTGAGCCTCACCTGCCCGCCCAGGCTCATCTCCGAGGCGCCGGTGCCGGTCACCGAGGGCAGCCGGGTCGTGGTCCGTGGAACCCCCCGGTTCTACACCGGTCGTGGCTCGTTCTCGCTCCAGGTCTCCGAGATCCGCCCGGTGGGCATCGGCGAACTCCTCGCCCGGATTGAGAGGCTCAAGCAGGCACTGGCCGCGGAAGGGTTGTTCGACCCGCGACTCAAACGCCCGTTGCCGTTCCTCCCGACCTGCGTCGGGCTCGTCACCGGTCGTGCGAGTGCCGCCGAGCGCGACGTGGTCGAGGTGGCCCGGGGTCGGTGGCCCGACGTGCGGTTCGCCGTCCGCAACACCGCGGTCCAGGGCCCGACGGCCGTGCCGCAGATCCTCGAGGCGTTGGCGGAACTCGACGCCGACCCGGTCGTCGACGTGATCATCCTCGCCCGCGGCGGGGGTTCGGTCGAGGATCTGCTCCCGTTCTCCGACGAGGCGCTGGTGCGGGCGATCTCGCGGTGCCGGACGCCCGTGGTCAGCGCGATCGGGCACGAGCCGGACTCCCCTCTCTCCGATCTGGTCGCAGACCTGCGCGCGGCCACCCCCACCGACGCCGCCAAGCGGGTGGTCCCGGACGTCGCCGAGGAGCGCCGCCGAATCGTCGAGGCCCGCTCCCGCACCGCCCGTGCCCTGCGGGGATGGGTGGAACGGGAACGCACTCAGCTCGCGGCGATCCGCTCCCGCCCCGTGATGGCGAACCCATACGGGATCGTCGACTCGCGGGCCGAGGTGGTGGCTGAGGCGCTCCGGGCGGCCCGCCGGGACATCACCCGGATCATCCAGACCGAGTCCACGTCCCTGGTCCACCTCTCGGCGCGCCTTACCACGCTCGGTCCGGCGGCCACCCTGGCACGCGGTTATGCGGTGGTCCAGTCCGTCGCCGGGGCCAATGACGGGCGGGTGGTCTCCTCCATCGCCCACGCCCCTCCCGGTTCGCAACTGCGTATCCGGGTATCGGACGGGGCCCTGTCCGCCGCCGTTCTCGGCTCCACCCCCGCCGCGGGACGGACGGCCGCCACCAGCCCCGTGCCCTCCGGCCCCACCGCACCCGACGCTGACCTGCCCACCACACCCGAGCTCACTACTACAGAGCCCACCACACCCGAGCCCCCCACCACCGAGCCCACCACCACCGAGGAGCAGTCCTGA
- a CDS encoding exodeoxyribonuclease VII small subunit, whose translation MSDEPTPVSELGYEQARDELIEVVRILEAGGQDLDASLALWERGEELAARCTEHLDGARDRIDAVLGDDDAGSRS comes from the coding sequence ATGTCCGACGAGCCGACCCCCGTCTCCGAGCTCGGCTACGAGCAGGCCCGCGACGAGCTGATCGAGGTGGTCCGCATCCTCGAGGCCGGCGGCCAGGACCTGGACGCGTCCCTCGCGCTCTGGGAGCGTGGCGAGGAGCTCGCCGCGCGGTGCACCGAGCACCTGGACGGTGCACGCGACCGGATCGACGCGGTGTTGGGCGACGACGACGCAGGCAGCCGCAGCTAG
- a CDS encoding DUF4245 domain-containing protein — MAEPKPRILQGNRDMFWSVVVLMAIVGIFAGVAGQCTFSPSGPQQGAIPEFDAEASLRQDARSLGFPVRSPDVPEGWTSNSGRVESFADTTSSHVGWVTGERSFVELVQSDAPEEAFRSLNGGPRPSRTIVPVTGQEWTVYTGDDVRPVWVLDLDDVRVAVTGSATSSDFEALAAAVQDAEPLPSQR, encoded by the coding sequence GTGGCCGAGCCGAAACCGAGAATCCTGCAGGGCAACCGCGACATGTTCTGGTCGGTGGTGGTGCTCATGGCCATCGTCGGGATCTTCGCCGGGGTCGCCGGCCAGTGCACCTTCAGCCCTTCCGGTCCGCAGCAGGGGGCGATCCCCGAGTTCGACGCCGAGGCCTCCCTGCGCCAGGACGCGCGCAGCCTGGGTTTCCCGGTTCGTTCCCCGGACGTCCCGGAGGGGTGGACCTCCAACTCCGGTCGCGTCGAGAGCTTCGCCGACACCACCTCGAGCCACGTCGGTTGGGTGACGGGGGAGCGCAGCTTCGTCGAACTGGTCCAGTCCGACGCCCCCGAGGAGGCCTTCCGGTCACTCAACGGCGGTCCGCGACCCAGCCGGACGATCGTGCCGGTGACCGGGCAGGAGTGGACCGTGTACACCGGTGACGACGTCCGCCCGGTGTGGGTGCTGGACCTGGACGACGTCCGGGTGGCCGTGACCGGGTCGGCGACCTCCTCTGACTTCGAGGCGCTGGCCGCGGCCGTCCAGGACGCCGAACCGCTCCCGAGTCAGCGGTAG
- the glpX gene encoding class II fructose-bisphosphatase, with product MSDALRPDRNLAMELVRVTEAAALAAGRWVGRGDKLGGDGAAVDAMRELIGTVDMDGVVVIGEGEKDEAPMLFNGEKVGTGHGPAVDVAVDPIDGTRLMAEGRPNSIAVIAVAERGSMFDPSAVFYMRKIAVGPDAVGHIDLSKSTEWNILSVAKAKNIDVGDMTVCVLDRPRHAELIAEIRAAGAKVRLIMDGDVAGGVAAASDDSSVDMLMGIGGTPEGIITACAMKCMGGEIQGQLWPQDEAEHKKAVEAGLDVDAILGTDDLVRGDNCFFAATGITNGDMVRGVSYRANGAVTRSLVMRSKSGTVRHVEARHRMEKLREFSAVDYGQGAQNQ from the coding sequence ATGTCAGACGCCCTACGCCCCGACCGTAACCTCGCCATGGAGCTCGTCCGAGTAACCGAGGCCGCCGCGCTCGCGGCCGGCCGCTGGGTGGGCCGTGGCGACAAGCTCGGGGGCGACGGCGCGGCCGTGGACGCCATGCGTGAGCTCATCGGCACCGTCGACATGGACGGCGTCGTGGTGATCGGTGAGGGCGAGAAGGACGAGGCGCCGATGCTGTTCAACGGCGAGAAGGTCGGCACCGGGCACGGCCCGGCGGTTGACGTGGCCGTGGATCCGATCGACGGGACCCGCCTCATGGCCGAGGGACGGCCCAACTCCATCGCCGTCATCGCGGTCGCGGAGCGGGGCTCGATGTTCGACCCCTCGGCGGTCTTCTACATGCGCAAGATCGCCGTGGGACCGGACGCGGTCGGTCACATCGACCTGTCCAAGTCCACGGAATGGAACATCCTGTCCGTGGCCAAGGCGAAGAACATCGACGTCGGGGACATGACCGTGTGCGTCCTCGACCGGCCCCGGCACGCCGAGCTCATCGCGGAGATCCGCGCGGCGGGCGCCAAGGTCCGGTTGATCATGGACGGGGACGTCGCAGGCGGCGTGGCCGCGGCCTCCGATGACAGCTCGGTGGACATGCTCATGGGGATCGGTGGCACCCCCGAGGGGATCATCACCGCCTGCGCCATGAAGTGCATGGGAGGCGAGATCCAGGGTCAGCTCTGGCCCCAGGACGAGGCCGAGCACAAGAAGGCGGTCGAGGCCGGCCTGGATGTTGACGCGATTCTGGGCACGGACGACCTGGTCCGGGGGGACAACTGCTTCTTCGCCGCGACCGGTATCACCAACGGGGACATGGTCCGTGGCGTGAGCTACCGCGCGAACGGAGCCGTCACCAGGTCCCTGGTCATGCGCTCGAAGTCCGGCACCGTCCGGCACGTCGAGGCCCGCCACCGCATGGAGAAGCTCCGCGAGTTCTCGGCGGTCGACTACGGCCAGGGTGCCCAGAACCAGTAA